One stretch of Tachysurus fulvidraco isolate hzauxx_2018 chromosome 12, HZAU_PFXX_2.0, whole genome shotgun sequence DNA includes these proteins:
- the si:ch73-130a3.4 gene encoding THAP domain-containing protein 6 isoform X2: MPVQCAAYGCKNRRNANLRKQGVTFHRFPSDAKLRKIWETALRKEGFSATPHTVLCSQHFTEDAIDRTGQIVRLREGAVPSIFNFPAHLQKKPIKPRKTATSQKAAAPYEVVVVKADSNSNNDRTKTLVCDEHSYALDPSPNRVKDRLAKALANMERLQRQLRNAKDRERRCKTTLKSALDDLKERNLITAELHQRLDLCSSL; the protein is encoded by the exons ATGCCGGTACAATGCGCAGCGTATGGGTGTAAAAATCGTCGAAACGCAAATCTAAGAAAACAAGGGGTCACTTTCCACAG GTTTCCCTCTGATGCTAAACTGAGAAAAATTTGGGAGACGGCTCTGCGAAAAGAAGGTTTTTCAGCCACTCCTCATACAGTTCTGTGCAGCCAGCATTTCACAGAGGATGCCATTGACAGAACTGGACAGATTGTTCGCCTGCGTGAAGGAGCCGTCCCATCTATTTTTAATTTCCCAGCACACCTTCAGAAA AAACCCATTAAACCAAGAAAAACCGCAACATCACAAAAGGCTGCGGCTCCATACGAAGTAGTTGTGGTGAAAGCAGACAGCAATTCCAACAACGACAGAACAAAAACTTTGGTTTGTGAT GAGCACTCGTATGCATTGGATCCTTCACCAAACAGGGTGAAAGACAGGTTGGCAAAGGCCCTGGCAAACATGGAGCGCCTCCAGCGTCAACTCCGTAATgccaaggacagagagagaagatgcAAGACAACACTGAAGAGTGCCTTGGATGACCTAAAAGAGAGAAATCTCATCACAGCTGAACTTCATCAAAGACTGGATCTTTGCTCAAGTCTTTAG
- the si:ch73-130a3.4 gene encoding THAP domain-containing protein 6 isoform X1 — protein sequence MPDVCAAYKCSTERNLKTKQQGITFHRFPSDAKLRKIWETALRKEGFSATPHTVLCSQHFTEDAIDRTGQIVRLREGAVPSIFNFPAHLQKKPIKPRKTATSQKAAAPYEVVVVKADSNSNNDRTKTLVCDEHSYALDPSPNRVKDRLAKALANMERLQRQLRNAKDRERRCKTTLKSALDDLKERNLITAELHQRLDLCSSL from the exons atgccggacgTTTGTGCTGCGTATAAATGTTCCACCGAACGAAATCTAAAAACCAAACAGCAAGGAATTACATTTCACAG GTTTCCCTCTGATGCTAAACTGAGAAAAATTTGGGAGACGGCTCTGCGAAAAGAAGGTTTTTCAGCCACTCCTCATACAGTTCTGTGCAGCCAGCATTTCACAGAGGATGCCATTGACAGAACTGGACAGATTGTTCGCCTGCGTGAAGGAGCCGTCCCATCTATTTTTAATTTCCCAGCACACCTTCAGAAA AAACCCATTAAACCAAGAAAAACCGCAACATCACAAAAGGCTGCGGCTCCATACGAAGTAGTTGTGGTGAAAGCAGACAGCAATTCCAACAACGACAGAACAAAAACTTTGGTTTGTGAT GAGCACTCGTATGCATTGGATCCTTCACCAAACAGGGTGAAAGACAGGTTGGCAAAGGCCCTGGCAAACATGGAGCGCCTCCAGCGTCAACTCCGTAATgccaaggacagagagagaagatgcAAGACAACACTGAAGAGTGCCTTGGATGACCTAAAAGAGAGAAATCTCATCACAGCTGAACTTCATCAAAGACTGGATCTTTGCTCAAGTCTTTAG